In a single window of the Papaver somniferum cultivar HN1 chromosome 8, ASM357369v1, whole genome shotgun sequence genome:
- the LOC113303507 gene encoding thiamine pyrophosphokinase 1-like: protein MTTSNVVVPLSQKSTSKYKATVSNHLPSSKPNSPAKKISFRSNTMELMSHCSSFLLPSIPPSSSEDNKTYALILLNQPLPKFTPLLWNHAKLCLCADGGANRVFDEMPLLFPQQDPLLVRNRYKPDVIKGDMDSIRTEVKDFYANLGSQIVDESQDQDTTDLHKCVSFIRDTIPDVDKSDLCILVAGALGGRFDHEIGNINVLCNFSNIRIVLISDDCLIQLLPKTHRHEINILSSLEGPHCGLIPIATASAKATTSGLQWDLDNTEMKFGGLISTSNIVMQEKITVQSDSDILWTISIRKPT from the exons ATGACAACAAGTAACGTTGTTGTCCCTCTCAGCCAAAAGTCCACGTCCAAATATAAAGCAACGGTCTCTAATCATCTCCCTTCGTCAAAACCAAATTCCCCAGCAAAAAAAATCTCTTTCAGGAGCAACACCATGGAGTTAATGTCTCATTGTTCATCGTTCCTTCTTCCTTCTATCCCTCCTTCATCTTCAGAAGATAACAAAACTTATGCTCTCATACTCCTTAATCAACCTCTCCCCAAATTTACACCTCTCTTATGGAACCATG CAAAGTTATGTTTATGTGCTGATGGTGGAGCAAATAGAGTGTTTGATGAAATGCCTCTATTATTTCCACAACAAGATCCTCTTCTTGTTAGAAACAG GTATAAACCGGATGTCATTAAAGGGGATATGGATTCCATTAGAACTGAAGTTAAAGACTTTTATGCAAATTTG GGATCCCAAATTGTGGACGAATCGCAGGATCAGGATACCACGGATCTACACAAGTGTGTATCATTTATTCGGGATACTATTCCCGATGTGGATAAATCTGAT CTATGCATTCTTGTTGCTGGAGCGCTTGGGGGGAGATTCGATCATGAGATTGGAAACATCAATGTTCTCTGTAATTTCTCAAACATCCGGATAGTACTTATATCTGATGACTGCCTTATCCAACTTCTTCCAAAGACCCATCGCCATGAGATCAATATCTTGTCATCTCTTGAAGGCCCACATTGTGGGCTCATCCCTATCGCTACAGCCTCTGCAAAAGCGACAACTTCTGGGTTGCAATGGGATCTTG ATAATACTGAGATGAAATTTGGTGGATTAATAAGTACATCGAATATCGTGATGCAAGAGAAGATCACAGTGCAGTCAGATTCAGATATTTTGTGGACGATATCAATTCGAAAACCAACTTGA